One window of Novosphingobium sp. P6W genomic DNA carries:
- a CDS encoding ATP phosphoribosyltransferase regulatory subunit, producing MQENDRDLLPEGLGDRLPQQAWASQTVRRAAHDVLASHGYARVETPVLEFEKALASRMAGVQVRRMFRFMDPVSLRTLALRSDITAQVARIAATGLAQAPRPLRLSYSGQVVTVKGDGLDPARERLQLGAELIGTDSIDAVAEIVELAIETLRAAGATGVSVDFTLPDLVDALSAEALPLSAANIEAVRRMLDSKDAGGLVDAGGETYLPLLYAVGPFDAAIERLAAFDVDGVLASRIAGLRAIAARVSDKARLTLDPSERHGFEYQSWLGFTIYADGIPGSMGRGGTYAILGGAGLDPEPATGFSLYPDRLIDVLGSGGGEERKLFLPLGHDREIAARQRAIGWVTVAALSEDDEAIALGCSHRLEGGEAVEI from the coding sequence ATGCAGGAAAACGACCGCGATCTTCTGCCCGAGGGACTGGGCGACCGACTTCCGCAGCAGGCATGGGCCTCGCAGACCGTGCGCCGCGCCGCGCATGACGTGCTGGCGAGCCATGGCTATGCGCGGGTCGAGACGCCCGTGCTTGAATTCGAGAAGGCGCTGGCCAGCCGCATGGCGGGCGTGCAGGTGCGCCGCATGTTCCGCTTCATGGACCCGGTTTCGCTGCGCACCCTCGCGCTGCGTTCCGACATTACCGCGCAAGTCGCGCGCATTGCCGCTACCGGCCTTGCGCAGGCGCCGCGTCCGCTGCGGCTTTCCTATTCCGGGCAGGTTGTTACCGTGAAGGGCGACGGCCTCGACCCCGCGCGTGAGCGGCTGCAACTGGGCGCCGAACTCATCGGCACCGATTCGATCGACGCCGTCGCCGAAATCGTCGAACTCGCTATCGAAACCCTGCGCGCCGCCGGCGCTACCGGGGTTTCGGTGGACTTCACGCTTCCCGACCTCGTCGACGCCCTTAGCGCCGAGGCCCTGCCGCTTTCCGCCGCGAACATCGAGGCGGTGCGCCGGATGCTCGATTCCAAGGATGCGGGCGGGCTGGTCGACGCTGGCGGTGAGACTTACCTGCCGCTGCTCTATGCGGTCGGTCCGTTCGACGCCGCGATCGAGCGGCTTGCGGCATTCGACGTGGACGGCGTTCTGGCAAGCCGCATCGCCGGACTGCGCGCCATCGCGGCGCGGGTGAGCGACAAGGCCCGCCTCACGCTGGACCCTTCCGAGCGTCACGGCTTCGAATACCAGTCGTGGCTGGGCTTCACGATTTATGCGGACGGCATTCCCGGCAGCATGGGGCGCGGCGGCACATATGCGATTCTTGGCGGCGCAGGGCTGGACCCCGAGCCGGCCACCGGCTTCTCGCTCTATCCCGATCGGCTGATCGACGTGCTCGGCTCGGGCGGCGGCGAGGAGCGCAAGCTGTTCCTCCCGCTCGGCCACGACCGCGAAATCGCGGCGCGCCAGCGTGCCATCGGCTGGGTCACCGTGGCGGCCCTGAGCGAGGATGACGAGGCGATCGCGCTCGGCTGCTCGCACCGCCTCGAAGGCGGCGAGGCGGTGGAGATCTGA
- a CDS encoding short-chain fatty acyl-CoA regulator family protein yields the protein MAENRPLYLGPRLRRLRRELGLTQQAMADDLEISPSYVALIERNQRPVTADMLLRLARTYRLDIADIAGDDGEDYARRLTDVLRDPIFADIDLPALEVADLATSFPGVSEALLRLHQAYTREAQALAEQRAAGPDVDENEPVREAQRFLAQARNYFHALDQRAEELAAEIDKAGGATAWLAAKGVRVRFLPPDVLMESLRRFDRHNQQLLIADTLDSASRAFQIATHIAHTALRTEIKQAIRAENFSSRTTAALLLRALAGYAAAAIVMPYGRFARAADQRGYDIDALCSLFGASFEQVAHRLTTLQRPGEECVGFFFIRVDEAGNVSKRLDGAGFPFAAHGGGCPLWNVHQVFRRPGEIATQWLELPGGERFFSIARTVTGGAKGYGATRVVRAVALACAAEHAGRLVYAAKADPINAPTTPIGVTCRLCQRAECTARSVPPIGRDVLADDYRRAAQPYTFAES from the coding sequence ATGGCAGAAAACCGCCCCTTATACCTCGGCCCAAGGCTGCGCCGCCTGCGCCGGGAGCTTGGCCTGACGCAGCAAGCGATGGCTGACGACCTTGAGATTTCGCCCAGTTACGTTGCCCTGATCGAGCGGAACCAGAGGCCCGTCACGGCCGACATGCTGCTACGTCTGGCGCGCACCTACCGGCTCGATATCGCCGATATCGCCGGGGATGATGGAGAAGATTACGCCCGCCGCCTGACCGACGTGCTGCGCGATCCGATCTTCGCCGATATCGACTTGCCCGCGCTGGAAGTGGCAGACCTTGCCACCAGCTTCCCGGGGGTGTCCGAAGCGCTGCTGCGGCTGCATCAGGCCTATACGCGCGAGGCGCAGGCACTGGCCGAACAGCGCGCTGCCGGGCCGGACGTGGACGAGAACGAACCTGTGCGCGAGGCACAGCGGTTCCTGGCGCAGGCGCGCAACTACTTCCACGCTCTGGACCAGCGCGCCGAGGAACTTGCGGCAGAGATCGACAAGGCGGGCGGGGCAACCGCGTGGCTGGCGGCAAAGGGCGTGCGCGTGCGCTTCCTGCCGCCCGACGTGCTGATGGAATCGCTGCGCCGGTTCGACCGGCACAACCAGCAACTGCTGATCGCCGATACGCTCGACAGTGCCAGCCGGGCGTTTCAGATCGCCACCCACATCGCCCACACCGCGCTGCGCACCGAGATCAAGCAGGCGATCCGTGCCGAGAATTTCTCCAGCCGCACCACCGCCGCGCTGCTGCTGCGCGCACTGGCAGGCTATGCCGCTGCTGCGATCGTTATGCCGTATGGCCGCTTCGCCCGCGCGGCGGACCAGCGCGGTTACGATATCGATGCGCTATGCTCGCTGTTCGGCGCCAGTTTCGAGCAGGTCGCACACCGCCTCACCACGCTTCAGCGCCCCGGAGAGGAGTGTGTCGGCTTCTTTTTCATCCGGGTGGATGAAGCGGGCAATGTGTCCAAACGGCTCGACGGCGCGGGCTTTCCCTTTGCCGCGCATGGGGGAGGGTGCCCTTTGTGGAACGTTCATCAGGTCTTCCGCCGTCCGGGAGAAATCGCCACGCAATGGCTGGAACTGCCGGGCGGAGAGCGTTTCTTCTCGATCGCCCGCACCGTCACCGGCGGGGCCAAGGGGTACGGCGCGACCCGCGTGGTGCGCGCCGTCGCGCTGGCGTGCGCAGCCGAACATGCGGGCCGTCTGGTCTATGCCGCCAAGGCAGATCCCATCAACGCGCCTACCACGCCGATCGGCGTTACCTGCCGCTTGTGCCAGCGCGCCGAATGTACGGCTCGCTCGGTCCCGCCAATCGGGCGCGATGTGCTGGCCGACGATTATCGCCGGGCCGCGCAGCCCTATACCTTCGCGGAAAGTTGA
- a CDS encoding murein L,D-transpeptidase family protein, with amino-acid sequence MRGALRFAPLLLLFGIAAAEAQAPPQPLPQPLPEIDLIRVRKAARIMELYADGRLVHVIEHIQLGDEPVGPKRFEGDERTPEGRYTIDWANPQSAYHLSFHISYPSAADRAYAAAHGRSAGGMIMIHGQPNSWTEGRVPGDWTDGCIAVSDEEIEALWEAVADGTPIEIVP; translated from the coding sequence ATGCGGGGCGCACTTCGGTTTGCCCCGCTGCTGCTGCTTTTTGGCATCGCTGCGGCCGAGGCACAGGCCCCGCCGCAGCCCCTGCCGCAGCCTTTACCTGAAATTGACCTGATCCGTGTGCGCAAGGCGGCGCGGATCATGGAACTCTACGCAGACGGGCGCCTCGTGCACGTCATCGAGCATATCCAGCTTGGCGATGAGCCTGTCGGCCCAAAACGCTTCGAAGGCGATGAGCGCACCCCCGAGGGACGCTACACGATCGATTGGGCCAATCCGCAGAGCGCCTACCACCTCTCATTCCACATTTCGTATCCCAGCGCCGCCGACCGCGCCTATGCCGCTGCGCATGGCCGTTCTGCCGGAGGGATGATCATGATCCACGGCCAGCCCAATTCGTGGACCGAAGGCCGCGTGCCCGGCGACTGGACCGACGGCTGCATCGCGGTGTCGGACGAGGAGATCGAAGCCTTGTGGGAGGCGGTCGCCGATGGCACCCCGATCGAGATCGTGCCTTAG
- a CDS encoding FAD-binding protein codes for MTQFDETFDWVVVGSGAGSMASALLMKQAGKSVVILEKAPWVGGTTCKSGGVMWIPGNRFMDPGEDSLEKACQYLDAVVPDGPDSPGTSPARRRTYAVEAPKMLDFIVAQGVRMERGSTFWPDYYDELPGGVKTSRTVTALPFDKKQLGKEWAPKLRQGFLEVPVRLDDGMKLPFMKHSWAIKRLFLKIALKVVAGKLTGKHWVTAGAALQGRMLKAVLDKEAAQIRTDSPVSEVIMDGDRAVGVVTIRDGKPWRVGAKLGVLMNAGGFSMNQAMRDKHMPGTQSKWSNGIESDTGDMHVELAAKGAQLAQMDQMVGFQMTEAPGWATDYVKPGTQSTTGKPHAIQVDQTGVRYMNEGGSYEEFCENMLVRNRTVPAIPSWAIMDQQFMDEYAVAGRGTARKNMAQWLASGWMHRADTIEALGASIDVPADALKGTVERWNGFVRGGRDEDFQRGVRAYDNWLGDPFFKDGPNQCMGTIEKGPFYAIPIVPGDVGTYGGVVCDCDSRVLREDGSVIEGLYACGVTTASPMGRVYPGAGASVGPSMTFGWIAAKHAAGLGNQLA; via the coding sequence ATGACGCAGTTCGACGAGACTTTCGACTGGGTGGTCGTGGGCAGCGGTGCGGGTTCGATGGCCTCGGCGCTGCTGATGAAGCAGGCGGGCAAGTCCGTTGTCATCCTCGAAAAGGCGCCGTGGGTAGGCGGCACCACCTGCAAGTCGGGCGGGGTGATGTGGATCCCCGGCAATCGTTTCATGGACCCCGGCGAGGACAGCCTCGAAAAGGCCTGCCAATATCTCGACGCGGTGGTTCCCGATGGCCCGGATTCGCCCGGGACCAGTCCCGCGCGCCGCCGTACATACGCGGTCGAAGCGCCCAAAATGCTCGACTTCATCGTCGCGCAAGGCGTGAGGATGGAACGCGGATCGACCTTCTGGCCCGACTATTACGATGAACTTCCCGGCGGCGTGAAAACCAGCCGCACCGTCACCGCGCTGCCCTTCGACAAGAAGCAGCTCGGCAAGGAATGGGCGCCGAAGCTGCGTCAGGGGTTCCTCGAAGTGCCCGTCCGGCTCGACGACGGGATGAAGCTGCCTTTCATGAAGCATTCCTGGGCGATCAAGCGGCTGTTTCTCAAGATCGCGCTCAAGGTCGTCGCCGGCAAGCTGACCGGCAAGCATTGGGTCACCGCCGGAGCAGCGCTGCAGGGGCGGATGCTCAAGGCGGTGCTGGATAAGGAGGCGGCGCAGATCCGCACCGACTCTCCTGTCAGCGAAGTCATCATGGACGGCGACCGGGCGGTGGGGGTGGTCACCATCCGGGACGGCAAGCCCTGGCGTGTCGGGGCAAAGCTGGGCGTGCTGATGAATGCAGGCGGCTTTTCGATGAATCAGGCCATGCGCGACAAGCACATGCCCGGCACGCAGTCGAAGTGGTCCAACGGGATCGAGAGCGATACCGGCGACATGCATGTCGAACTGGCCGCAAAGGGCGCGCAGCTGGCGCAGATGGACCAGATGGTCGGCTTCCAGATGACCGAGGCCCCCGGCTGGGCGACCGACTACGTCAAGCCCGGCACCCAGAGTACGACCGGCAAACCCCATGCCATCCAGGTCGACCAGACCGGCGTGCGCTACATGAACGAGGGCGGCTCCTACGAGGAGTTCTGCGAGAACATGCTGGTGCGCAATCGCACCGTGCCCGCGATCCCCAGCTGGGCTATCATGGACCAGCAGTTCATGGACGAATATGCCGTCGCCGGCAGGGGCACTGCCAGGAAGAACATGGCTCAGTGGCTTGCCTCGGGCTGGATGCACCGCGCCGATACCATAGAGGCTCTGGGCGCGTCGATAGACGTACCGGCCGATGCACTCAAGGGCACGGTCGAGCGCTGGAACGGCTTCGTGCGCGGCGGGCGGGACGAGGATTTCCAGCGCGGCGTGCGCGCCTATGACAACTGGCTGGGCGACCCCTTTTTCAAGGACGGCCCGAACCAGTGCATGGGCACGATCGAGAAGGGCCCGTTTTACGCCATCCCCATCGTCCCCGGCGATGTGGGCACTTATGGCGGCGTGGTCTGCGACTGCGATTCGCGCGTGCTGCGTGAAGATGGTTCGGTCATCGAGGGCCTTTATGCCTGCGGTGTCACCACGGCGTCGCCGATGGGCCGGGTCTATCCTGGCGCCGGGGCAAGCGTGGGTCCTTCGATGACCTTCGGGTGGATCGCAGCGAAGCACGCGGCGGGGCTGGGGAACCAGCTGGCCTGA
- a CDS encoding enoyl-CoA hydratase/isomerase family protein has protein sequence MTENVPALPVLSTIAMAREGRLLRITLNRPEALNAVNLALHDDLAEAMWFAQVDTGSDVIVLTGAGRAFSAGGDLGHIEHNARNPHLFDHETRVAKRIVSTLLDIDKPVVCRMNGHAVGLGATLALLCDVIFAAEGAKIGDPHVGLGLVAGDGGAVIWAQRIGLTRAKEYLLTGDLLTASKAAEIGLINYCVPLEDLDARVDAFCARLLNGATGAIRATKILTNIELKRLATALMDAGIAYESVSVRSADHLEGIQALKEKRPPKFTGR, from the coding sequence ATGACCGAGAACGTGCCCGCCCTGCCCGTTTTGAGCACGATCGCCATGGCCCGCGAGGGACGGCTGCTGCGCATCACCCTTAACCGGCCCGAAGCGCTGAACGCGGTGAACTTGGCGCTGCATGACGATCTGGCCGAAGCCATGTGGTTCGCGCAGGTCGACACCGGCTCCGACGTCATCGTGCTGACCGGCGCGGGGCGCGCGTTCTCCGCCGGGGGCGACCTTGGCCATATCGAGCACAATGCCAGGAACCCGCACCTGTTCGACCACGAGACGCGCGTCGCCAAGCGCATAGTTTCGACCCTGCTCGACATCGACAAGCCTGTAGTGTGCCGGATGAACGGCCACGCGGTGGGGCTTGGTGCAACGCTGGCCCTGCTGTGCGACGTGATCTTCGCAGCTGAAGGCGCCAAGATCGGCGATCCGCATGTCGGCCTCGGCCTTGTGGCAGGGGATGGCGGCGCGGTGATCTGGGCCCAGCGCATCGGCCTGACGCGCGCCAAGGAATACCTGCTGACGGGCGACCTGCTCACCGCGAGCAAGGCGGCGGAGATCGGCCTGATCAACTACTGCGTCCCGCTGGAAGACCTGGACGCGCGTGTCGACGCCTTCTGCGCCAGGCTGCTGAACGGCGCGACGGGCGCCATTCGCGCGACCAAGATCCTCACCAACATCGAACTCAAGCGGCTGGCGACGGCGTTGATGGACGCCGGCATCGCCTATGAAAGCGTGTCGGTACGCAGCGCAGACCACCTTGAAGGCATTCAGGCTCTGAAGGAGAAGCGGCCCCCGAAATTCACCGGGCGGTGA
- a CDS encoding adenylosuccinate synthase, with amino-acid sequence MANVTVIGAQWGDEGKGKIVDWLASRADAVVRFQGGHNAGHTLVVGEQVYKLSLLPSGIVTGTLSIIGNGVVLDPWHLKSEVEKLRGQGVEINSDNFAIADNCPLILPVHRELDGLREAAAGAGKIGTTGRGIGPAYEDKVGRRALRVCDLAHLDSMEPQLDRLCAHHDALRAGFGQPPIDREALLNELREIAPFVLQFAEPVWRRLNKVKKAGARILFEGAQGVLLDVDHGTYPFVTSSNTVSGTAASGSGLGPSATGFVLGIVKAYTTRVGSGPFPTELEDETGQRLGERGHEFGTVTGRKRRCGWFDAVLTRQSCAISGVTGIALTKLDVLDGFEKVKICTGYRLRGKVMDYYPSHAADQAAVEPIYEEMDGWQGTTAGARSWADLPAQAIKYIQRVQELIETPVALVSTSPEREDTILVRDPFAD; translated from the coding sequence ATGGCCAACGTAACCGTGATCGGCGCCCAGTGGGGCGATGAGGGCAAGGGCAAGATCGTCGACTGGCTGGCAAGCCGGGCCGATGCCGTTGTCCGCTTCCAGGGCGGCCATAACGCCGGCCACACGCTCGTCGTGGGCGAACAGGTCTACAAGCTGAGCCTGCTGCCCTCGGGCATCGTCACCGGCACGCTGTCGATCATCGGCAACGGCGTGGTGCTCGACCCCTGGCACCTCAAGTCCGAAGTCGAAAAGCTACGCGGGCAGGGCGTCGAGATCAATTCCGACAACTTCGCCATCGCCGACAACTGCCCGCTGATCCTGCCCGTCCACCGCGAACTGGACGGCCTGCGCGAAGCAGCCGCCGGTGCCGGCAAGATCGGCACCACGGGTCGCGGCATCGGCCCGGCTTACGAGGACAAGGTCGGCCGCCGCGCGCTGCGCGTCTGCGATCTGGCCCACCTTGATTCGATGGAACCGCAGCTCGACCGTCTCTGCGCCCATCACGACGCACTGCGCGCCGGTTTCGGCCAGCCGCCGATCGACCGCGAGGCCCTGCTCAACGAATTGCGCGAGATCGCGCCTTTCGTGCTGCAGTTCGCCGAGCCGGTGTGGCGCCGCCTGAACAAGGTCAAGAAGGCCGGCGCGCGCATACTGTTCGAAGGCGCTCAGGGCGTCCTGCTCGACGTCGACCACGGCACTTATCCCTTCGTCACCAGCTCGAACACGGTTTCGGGCACGGCGGCCAGCGGTTCGGGCCTTGGTCCTTCGGCGACCGGTTTCGTGCTGGGTATCGTCAAGGCTTACACCACCCGCGTCGGTTCCGGCCCGTTCCCCACCGAGCTGGAAGACGAAACCGGCCAGCGCCTGGGTGAGCGGGGCCATGAATTCGGCACCGTGACGGGGCGCAAGCGCCGCTGCGGCTGGTTCGACGCGGTGCTGACGCGCCAGTCCTGCGCCATCTCGGGCGTCACAGGCATCGCCCTAACCAAGCTCGACGTTCTCGACGGGTTCGAGAAGGTGAAGATCTGCACCGGCTACCGCCTGCGCGGCAAGGTGATGGATTACTACCCCAGCCACGCCGCCGACCAGGCCGCGGTAGAGCCGATCTACGAAGAAATGGACGGCTGGCAGGGCACTACCGCCGGCGCCCGTTCGTGGGCCGATCTGCCTGCTCAGGCGATCAAGTACATCCAGCGCGTGCAGGAACTGATCGAAACCCCGGTCGCGCTGGTTTCCACCAGCCCCGAGCGTGAGGATACGATCCTCGTGCGCGATCCCTTCGCGGACTGA
- a CDS encoding MarR family winged helix-turn-helix transcriptional regulator: protein MTDRITLAHELATQLSPVSRAWLQLADRILGSLAISNSAGWALVHLERLGKGARQGDLARAIGITEASLVRTLQQLERGGLVERRPDEEDRRANRLHLTAEGKELARKAEKRLIELRIELLEGIPDEQLEGAVRLLGIVSERAAEMRSRA, encoded by the coding sequence ATGACTGACCGAATCACCCTTGCCCATGAACTCGCCACGCAGTTGAGCCCTGTCTCGCGCGCATGGTTGCAGCTTGCCGACCGCATTCTAGGCTCGTTGGCGATTTCCAATTCTGCGGGCTGGGCGCTTGTGCATCTCGAACGGCTTGGGAAGGGTGCGCGGCAGGGCGATCTGGCCCGCGCGATCGGCATCACCGAAGCCTCGCTGGTGCGTACCTTGCAACAGTTGGAGCGTGGCGGCCTGGTCGAACGTCGCCCCGACGAGGAAGATCGCCGCGCCAATCGCCTGCATCTGACGGCAGAAGGCAAGGAACTGGCGCGCAAGGCCGAAAAGCGCCTGATCGAACTGCGTATCGAGCTTCTTGAAGGCATTCCCGACGAGCAGCTCGAAGGAGCGGTGCGCCTGCTCGGCATCGTGTCCGAACGCGCGGCAGAGATGCGGAGCCGGGCATGA
- a CDS encoding FUSC family protein, with translation MNTALFNRWGIPAAVFSLKALAAAILATYISFSIGLERPYWAFLTSYIVAAPLAGAVISKALFRVIGTFVGAAMAVIMVPPLSHSPELLTLAIASWLALCVFVSLLERTPRGYAFVLAGYTAVLIVLPAVNTPGEIFTDASLRVQEITIGILCSSLMHGVVFPNSVSTFLLGRVAMMLRDAERWSRDSLELEPDAAVEAERRRLAQDVTELHNLSIHLPYETSRPAPRVRTVRALQDQLSLLMPLGAAVADRVAALRERGGLADAAVTLLADTRAWLDAIEGPREDREAAAQDLKARCLALEPEVSAQSDWDDLLQLSLGSRLSSLIDAHLDCRDLAEQLGTLDRKPVSLRIPRLLEGRRNREVHRDVAGALRGAAGAAITIILGSVLWIGSGWNDGATAVMLAGVFLALFSAMDNPVLPLRLFFWGTLIATIIGFIYAFVILPRVTGFPELALVLAPALLVLGSLMHSPRFAGVALPALLGMGSPFIIAVKYNDNFVSFANGALAQLTGTLFAIVMARLLQTAGLESAIRRTLRAGWRDIAERSNVMGPPDVRGWINRMLDRIAVLSPRLALSGKQPGEPLYDVLRDLRTGVAIGELRQLRLDLPAARTGTLTSVLAEVGAYYRRLEPEERAPADPELLGDIDKALNLFVADEDRSVRRQAALALVSLRRNLFPDAAALKGLP, from the coding sequence ATGAACACCGCCCTCTTCAACCGCTGGGGCATTCCCGCAGCGGTCTTCTCGCTCAAGGCGCTCGCGGCGGCCATTCTTGCGACCTACATTTCCTTTTCGATCGGGCTGGAGCGGCCTTACTGGGCCTTTCTCACCTCCTACATCGTCGCCGCGCCGCTGGCGGGGGCGGTCATCTCGAAGGCGCTGTTCCGCGTCATCGGCACGTTCGTCGGCGCCGCTATGGCAGTGATCATGGTGCCGCCGCTCTCGCACAGCCCGGAACTGCTGACGTTGGCGATCGCCTCGTGGCTGGCGCTCTGCGTCTTCGTCTCGCTCCTCGAACGCACGCCGCGCGGCTACGCTTTCGTGCTCGCTGGCTATACCGCCGTGCTGATCGTACTGCCGGCCGTGAACACCCCCGGCGAAATCTTTACTGACGCTTCGCTTCGGGTGCAGGAAATCACCATCGGCATCCTGTGTTCCAGCCTGATGCACGGCGTGGTGTTCCCCAATTCGGTCTCCACGTTCCTGCTGGGCCGCGTTGCCATGATGCTGCGCGATGCCGAACGGTGGAGCCGCGATTCCCTCGAACTGGAACCGGATGCAGCGGTCGAGGCGGAACGCCGCCGCCTGGCGCAGGACGTTACCGAACTGCACAACTTGTCGATCCACCTGCCCTATGAAACCAGCCGCCCCGCTCCGCGCGTGCGCACGGTGCGCGCATTGCAGGACCAGCTTTCGCTGCTCATGCCGCTGGGCGCTGCCGTGGCGGACCGCGTTGCGGCGCTGAGGGAGCGCGGGGGGCTTGCCGATGCCGCCGTGACCCTGCTCGCTGACACCCGCGCCTGGCTCGATGCCATCGAGGGCCCACGGGAAGATCGTGAAGCGGCGGCACAGGATCTCAAGGCCCGCTGCCTTGCGCTCGAACCCGAAGTAAGCGCGCAGTCCGACTGGGACGACCTGCTCCAGCTCAGCCTGGGCTCGCGTCTATCCAGCCTGATCGACGCCCATCTCGACTGCCGCGATCTTGCCGAGCAGTTAGGCACGCTCGATCGCAAGCCGGTGTCCTTGCGTATCCCGCGCCTGCTTGAAGGCCGCCGCAACCGCGAAGTGCACCGCGATGTCGCGGGCGCCCTGCGCGGCGCGGCAGGCGCGGCAATCACCATCATTCTGGGCAGCGTGCTGTGGATCGGCAGCGGCTGGAACGATGGCGCCACCGCCGTCATGCTTGCGGGCGTGTTCCTCGCCTTGTTTTCGGCGATGGACAATCCGGTGCTGCCGCTGCGGCTGTTCTTCTGGGGCACTCTGATCGCGACGATCATCGGGTTCATCTACGCCTTCGTCATCCTGCCCAGGGTGACCGGGTTCCCGGAACTGGCGCTGGTGCTTGCCCCGGCATTGCTGGTGCTGGGATCGCTGATGCATTCGCCGCGCTTTGCCGGGGTGGCTCTGCCCGCATTGCTGGGCATGGGCAGCCCGTTCATCATCGCCGTGAAGTACAACGACAATTTCGTCAGCTTTGCCAACGGCGCGCTGGCCCAGCTGACCGGGACGCTGTTCGCGATCGTCATGGCGCGCCTGTTGCAGACCGCCGGGCTGGAGAGCGCCATTCGCCGAACCTTGCGCGCAGGCTGGCGCGACATCGCCGAGCGCAGCAATGTGATGGGGCCGCCCGACGTGCGCGGCTGGATCAACCGTATGCTCGACCGCATCGCCGTGCTCTCCCCCCGACTTGCGCTGAGCGGCAAGCAGCCGGGCGAGCCGCTCTACGACGTGCTGCGCGATCTTCGCACCGGCGTCGCCATCGGCGAACTGCGCCAGCTGCGCCTCGATCTTCCAGCGGCGCGCACCGGCACTCTCACCAGCGTGCTGGCTGAAGTTGGCGCATATTATCGCCGCCTTGAGCCTGAGGAACGCGCCCCTGCCGATCCCGAACTGCTGGGCGATATCGACAAGGCGCTCAACCTGTTCGTGGCCGATGAGGATCGCTCCGTGCGCCGCCAGGCCGCGCTCGCGCTCGTATCGCTGCGCCGTAACCTGTTCCCCGACGCCGCCGCGCTGAAAGGCCTGCCATGA